The Nocardioides sp. S5 genome includes a window with the following:
- a CDS encoding phosphatidate cytidylyltransferase — protein MTSSDPSASGEPQPPSEAIKKDHGRAGRDLPTAVGSAVVLVGAILLSLLFWKTAFMAIVAGAVVVAIWELHKGLGAKDIDIPEQPLMLGGVVMVVVAYFWGAPALVTATAVTALVIMLWLLRRGVDGYVKNATAAVFTLVYVPFLGSFVALLLSEGGHNPAFGLDTDDNGVRAIIVFIAITVASDTGGYVAGVLFGKHPMAPVISPKKSWEGFAGSIVATIAVGAWLVTSFLGGDWWVGVLLGIIAAVMATLGDLCESVIKRDLGIKDMSQVIPGHGGLMDRLDSLLATVAPIWLVLYYLVF, from the coding sequence ATGACCTCCTCCGACCCGTCCGCCTCGGGCGAACCCCAGCCGCCGTCCGAGGCGATCAAGAAGGACCACGGCCGTGCCGGCCGCGACCTTCCGACCGCCGTCGGCTCCGCCGTGGTGCTGGTCGGGGCGATCCTGCTGTCGCTGCTGTTCTGGAAGACCGCCTTCATGGCGATCGTGGCAGGGGCCGTGGTCGTGGCGATCTGGGAGCTGCACAAGGGGCTCGGGGCCAAGGACATCGACATCCCCGAGCAGCCGCTCATGCTCGGCGGCGTCGTGATGGTGGTCGTGGCCTACTTCTGGGGCGCGCCCGCGCTGGTGACCGCGACGGCGGTGACGGCGCTGGTGATCATGCTGTGGCTGCTGCGGCGGGGGGTCGACGGCTACGTCAAGAACGCCACCGCGGCGGTCTTCACCCTCGTCTACGTCCCGTTCCTCGGCTCGTTCGTCGCGCTGCTGCTCTCCGAGGGCGGCCACAACCCGGCCTTCGGCCTCGACACCGACGACAACGGCGTCCGCGCGATCATCGTCTTCATCGCCATCACGGTCGCCTCGGACACCGGCGGTTATGTCGCCGGTGTGCTGTTCGGCAAGCACCCGATGGCGCCCGTGATCTCGCCGAAGAAGTCGTGGGAGGGCTTCGCCGGCTCGATCGTCGCGACGATCGCCGTCGGTGCCTGGCTGGTCACCTCCTTCCTCGGGGGTGACTGGTGGGTCGGCGTGCTGCTCGGGATCATCGCCGCAGTGATGGCCACGCTCGGCGACCTCTGCGAGTCGGTGATCAAGCGCGACCTCGGCATCAAGGACATGAGCCAGGTCATCCCCGGCCACGGCGGGCTGATGGACCGCCTCGACTCGCTGCTCGCGACGGTCGCGCCGATCTGGCTGGTCCTCTACTACCTCGTCTTCTGA
- the frr gene encoding ribosome recycling factor: protein MNDVMNDADAKMGKSVEATREEFATIRAGRANPAMFAKITADYYGTQTPLQQLASFTSQDARTILIQVFDQGAMPAVERAIRDSDLGVNPANDGKVLRCVFPELTEERRKEYIKLAKGKAEDGRVSVRNIRRTAKQALEKLEKDGEVGKDDVTGAEKRLDAMTKTHTDKIDDLLKHKEAELLEV from the coding sequence ATCAACGACGTCATGAACGATGCCGACGCCAAGATGGGCAAGTCCGTGGAGGCGACCCGCGAGGAGTTCGCCACGATCCGCGCCGGTCGCGCCAACCCCGCGATGTTCGCGAAGATCACGGCCGACTACTACGGCACCCAGACCCCGCTGCAGCAGCTCGCGAGCTTCACCTCGCAGGACGCGCGCACGATCCTGATCCAGGTCTTCGACCAGGGCGCGATGCCGGCGGTTGAGCGGGCGATCCGCGACTCCGACCTCGGCGTCAACCCCGCCAACGACGGCAAGGTGCTGCGCTGCGTGTTCCCCGAGCTCACCGAGGAGCGGCGCAAGGAGTACATCAAGCTCGCCAAGGGCAAGGCCGAGGACGGCCGGGTGTCGGTGCGCAACATCCGCCGCACCGCCAAGCAGGCCCTGGAGAAGCTCGAGAAGGACGGCGAGGTCGGCAAGGACGACGTCACGGGTGCGGAGAAGCGCCTCGACGCGATGACCAAGACCCACACGGACAAGATCGACGACCTGCTCAAGCACAAGGAAGCCGAGCTGCTCGAGGTCTGA
- the pyrH gene encoding UMP kinase gives MTAYNRVLLKLSGEVFGGGEVGLDLDVINALAAEVAEVAKSGVQIAIVVGGGNFFRGAELQQRGMERARADYMGMLGTVMNCLALQDFVEKHGVETRVQTAITMGQVAEPYIPRRAIRHMEKGRVVIFGAGAGMPFFSTDTVAAQRALETRCEVILMGKQGVDGVYDSDPKTNPAAVKFDTLTYDEYLARDLKVADATGIAMARDNKMDMVFFNLSTPGTIVRAVRGEKIGTLVTSA, from the coding sequence GTGACGGCCTACAACCGAGTCCTCCTCAAGCTCTCCGGTGAAGTGTTCGGCGGCGGTGAGGTCGGGCTCGACCTCGACGTCATCAACGCACTGGCCGCCGAGGTCGCCGAGGTCGCCAAGTCGGGCGTGCAGATCGCCATCGTCGTGGGCGGCGGCAACTTCTTCCGCGGCGCCGAGCTGCAGCAGCGCGGCATGGAGCGCGCCCGCGCCGACTACATGGGCATGCTGGGCACGGTGATGAACTGCCTCGCGCTCCAGGACTTCGTCGAGAAGCACGGCGTCGAGACCCGCGTGCAGACCGCCATCACGATGGGCCAGGTCGCCGAGCCCTACATCCCGCGCCGCGCGATCCGCCACATGGAGAAGGGCCGCGTCGTGATCTTCGGCGCCGGCGCCGGCATGCCGTTCTTCTCCACCGACACGGTCGCCGCCCAGCGTGCGCTCGAGACGCGTTGCGAGGTCATCCTGATGGGCAAGCAGGGCGTCGACGGGGTCTACGACTCGGACCCGAAGACCAACCCGGCAGCGGTGAAGTTCGACACCCTGACCTACGACGAGTACCTCGCCCGCGACCTCAAGGTCGCCGATGCCACCGGCATCGCGATGGCGCGAGACAACAAGATGGACATGGTCTTCTTCAACCTCTCCACGCCGGGCACGATCGTGCGCGCCGTGCGGGGTGAGAAGATCGGCACGCTGGTGACCTCGGCCTGA
- the tsf gene encoding translation elongation factor Ts codes for MANFTAADVKKLRELTQAGMMDCKKALTESDGDFDKAVELLRVKGAAKAAARGAERETAAGLVATAGNALVELKSETDFVAKNEDFIAKAQQIAEVANEVKAADTAALKAAELDGKTVGEVVEDLAITIGEKIELGEVAYFEGTTVTYMHKRAADLPPAVGVLVEFEGDETAARAAAMQIAAMKAQYLTRDEVPADVVESERSIAEQKTREEGKPEQAIAKIVEGRLGGFFKEIVLLEQESVTESKKSVKAVLDAAGTTVKRFARFEVGA; via the coding sequence ATGGCCAACTTCACCGCTGCTGACGTCAAGAAGCTCCGTGAGCTGACCCAGGCCGGGATGATGGACTGCAAGAAGGCGCTGACCGAGTCCGACGGCGACTTCGACAAGGCCGTCGAGCTGCTCCGCGTCAAGGGTGCCGCCAAGGCCGCCGCCCGCGGCGCCGAGCGCGAGACCGCCGCCGGCCTCGTCGCCACCGCCGGCAACGCGCTGGTCGAGCTCAAGAGCGAGACCGACTTCGTCGCCAAGAACGAGGACTTCATCGCCAAGGCGCAGCAGATCGCCGAGGTCGCCAACGAGGTCAAGGCCGCCGACACCGCGGCGCTGAAGGCCGCCGAGCTCGACGGCAAGACCGTCGGCGAGGTCGTCGAGGACCTGGCCATCACCATCGGCGAGAAGATCGAGCTGGGCGAGGTCGCCTACTTCGAGGGCACCACCGTCACCTACATGCACAAGCGTGCCGCCGACCTGCCGCCCGCCGTCGGCGTGCTCGTCGAGTTCGAGGGTGACGAGACCGCCGCTCGCGCCGCCGCGATGCAGATCGCCGCGATGAAGGCCCAGTACCTCACCCGCGACGAGGTCCCCGCCGACGTCGTCGAGTCCGAGCGCTCCATCGCCGAGCAGAAGACCCGCGAGGAGGGCAAGCCCGAGCAGGCGATCGCGAAGATCGTCGAGGGTCGCCTGGGCGGGTTCTTCAAGGAGATCGTCCTGCTCGAGCAGGAGTCGGTCACCGAGTCGAAGAAGTCGGTCAAGGCCGTCCTCGACGCGGCCGGCACCACCGTGAAGCGGTTCGCCCGCTTCGAGGTCGGCGCCTGA
- the rpsB gene encoding 30S ribosomal protein S2: protein MAVVTMRQLLESGVHFGHQTRRWNPKMKRFIMTERNGIYIIDLQQSLAYIDRSYAFVKETVARGGVVMFVGTKKQAQEAIAEQATRVGMPYVNQRWLGGMLTNFQTVHQRINRLKELDDVDFETVAGSGRTKKELLQMKREHTKLEKTLGGIREMTKVPSAVWIVDTNKEHLAVEEARKLRIPIIGILDSNCDPDLVDFPIPGNDDAIRAVGLLTRVVADAVAEGLIARSGAKGGDADATVGAEEPLAEWERELLEGDAEKTAAAATGDAAAETPASEATGASSEAPAAEAAADAATEAPAAEATETEAPAETEAPAAEATEAPVEAEAEAATEAPAEAEKKN, encoded by the coding sequence ATGGCAGTCGTCACCATGCGCCAGCTGCTCGAGAGCGGCGTCCACTTCGGTCACCAGACCCGTCGCTGGAACCCCAAGATGAAGCGCTTCATCATGACCGAGCGCAACGGCATCTACATCATCGACCTGCAGCAGTCGCTCGCCTACATCGACCGCTCCTACGCCTTCGTCAAGGAGACCGTCGCCCGCGGTGGCGTCGTGATGTTCGTCGGCACCAAGAAGCAGGCCCAGGAGGCCATCGCCGAGCAGGCCACCCGCGTCGGCATGCCCTACGTCAACCAGCGCTGGCTCGGCGGCATGCTCACCAACTTCCAGACCGTGCACCAGCGGATCAACCGCCTCAAGGAGCTCGACGACGTCGACTTCGAGACGGTGGCCGGCTCGGGTCGCACGAAGAAGGAGCTCCTGCAGATGAAGCGGGAGCACACCAAGCTCGAGAAGACCCTCGGCGGCATCCGTGAGATGACGAAGGTCCCCTCCGCGGTGTGGATCGTCGACACCAACAAGGAGCACCTCGCCGTCGAGGAGGCGCGCAAGCTGCGGATCCCGATCATCGGCATCCTCGACTCCAACTGCGACCCCGACCTCGTCGACTTCCCGATCCCGGGCAACGACGACGCCATCCGCGCGGTCGGCCTGCTGACCCGCGTGGTTGCCGACGCCGTCGCCGAGGGCCTCATCGCCCGCTCGGGTGCCAAGGGCGGCGACGCCGACGCGACCGTCGGTGCCGAGGAGCCCCTCGCCGAGTGGGAGCGCGAGCTCCTCGAGGGCGACGCCGAGAAGACGGCCGCGGCCGCCACCGGTGACGCCGCCGCCGAGACCCCGGCCTCCGAGGCCACCGGCGCGTCCTCCGAGGCCCCCGCGGCCGAGGCTGCCGCCGACGCCGCGACCGAGGCCCCCGCGGCCGAGGCCACCGAGACCGAGGCGCCCGCCGAGACCGAGGCCCCCGCGGCCGAGGCCACCGAGGCTCCCGTCGAGGCCGAGGCCGAGGCTGCGACCGAGGCCCCCGCCGAGGCCGAGAAGAAGAACTGA